The following are encoded in a window of Osmia bicornis bicornis chromosome 15, iOsmBic2.1, whole genome shotgun sequence genomic DNA:
- the LOC114875692 gene encoding protein phosphatase 1 regulatory subunit pprA-like, producing MLAAVTILILSPLLVVGNFFEYADYPNICNNEILTLKGYCSSTISVNFIESPSLKCVSIANSDIRFLEEGSFDGLPNLIYLNLEGNFIPPNKLFSFGNISNITALSLNDQRRNSYYDTVLQVNTVYPKLLYLNLRNTKISRITNTVINPFPQLSYLDLSNNTITSFNFVQLWNNLISLNLADNNIKNIGDGYDLDLKGLSSLEHLSIAHNVISYISGTAFNHTVKLRYLNISDNYVTAFSTELFTPLNSLEVLILDNNKFNDIPLIMSSNITTLSMNCNNITYLMSSPLETLPHLRKLSLAGNRISYIYSGTFTSQGLLEELYLNDNELTHLPRNWYQSMKKLRYLNLSGNKFTSIESVLDLANVALKEVHLDGNPIMFIETGMLKSVPENVTIYLNMNVTRPTSFCRRSYSELSNSELSNSELSNSELNNSDSEDY from the coding sequence ATGTTGGCTGCGGTGACAATACTAATTCTTTCACCGCTATTGGTAGTTGGAAATTTCTTTGAATACGCGGATTACCCAAATATTTGCAACAACGAGATTTTAACGTTGAAAGGTTACTGTAGCAGCACAATTTCAGTTAATTTTATCGAGTCTCCCAGTCTGAAATGTGTAAGCATTGCAAACAGTGATATCCGTTTTTTGGAGGAGGGCTCCTTTGATGGACTGCCAAATTTGATTTATCTAAATCTTGAAGGAAATTTTATTCCTCCGAATAAATTATTCTCTTTCGGTAACATTTCAAACATCACGGCATTGAGTCTCAATGATCAGAGGAGGAACAGTTATTACGATACAGTATTGCAAGTGAACACCGTGTATCCTAAACTTCTATATTTGAATTTGAGGAATACTAAGATCTCGAGGATAACAAACACCGTGATTAATCCTTTTCCACAATTATCGTATCTGGATCTTTCGAATAATACAATCACCTCGTTCAATTTCGTACAATTGTGGAACAATTTGATATCGCTTAACCTGGCGGATAATAACATTAAAAATATAGGTGATGGTTATGATCTTGATCTGAAGGGGCTGAGTAGTTTAGAACATCTTTCCATAGCGCATAATGTAATAAGTTATATTAGCGGAACTGCATTCAACCACACGGTTAAGCTtcgatatttaaatatttctgatAATTATGTGACAGCGTTTAGTACTGAATTATTTACACCTTTGAACTCTCTGGAAGTTCTTATATTGGataataataagtttaatgATATCCCACTAATAATGTCATCGAACATAACAACGTTGTCGATGAATTGTAACAATATAACCTATTTAATGTCAAGCCCGTTGGAGACGTTGCCCCATCTGAGAAAGTTGTCTTTAGCCGGAAACAGGATTTCGTACATTTACTCTGGAACGTTTACATCTCAAGGGCTGTTGGAGGAATTATATTTAAACGATAACGAGCTGACTCACTTGCCAAGAAACTGGTATCAGTCTATGAAGAAACTTCGATATTTGAATTTATCAGGGAACAAATTTACTTCGATTGAATCTGTTCTTGATTTGGCTAACGTCGCTTTGAAAGAGGTTCACCTAGACGGTAACCCTATAATGTTCATCGAAACAGGTATGCTGAAATCTGTACCAGAAAATGTGACGATTTATCTGAACATGAACGTGACACGACCGACGAGCTTCTGTAGACGTTCATATTCAGAATTGAGTAATTCAGAATTGAGTAATTCAGAATTGAGTAATTCAGAATTGAATAATTCAGATAGTGAGGATTATTGA